A stretch of Desulfitobacterium dichloroeliminans LMG P-21439 DNA encodes these proteins:
- a CDS encoding ABC transporter permease, whose protein sequence is MFLKFMLRRLVYVIPMLFITTLVVFSLILLIPGDPVLAILGENATYEKVAELRHQLGLDQSVLMQYIHWLNNALHGDLGRSIFTGQLVGQAIGQHLSVTIQLVVVGMTFSIVGGMFFAITSIYYPKSWMDYVARFLGTLGTAIPNFLCAMILIIIFSLKLNWLPATGFISITDGAGSFAKFILLPGFSLSLAGIAVITRQLRSSLMETMDAEYIRTAYAKGAGRYRAIFKHGLQNAMLPVVTTIGLLMGTMLGATVVVENIFAIPGMGQLVINAIGQRDFTVVQGVVLVMILMVVVINFITDIVYALLDPRIEY, encoded by the coding sequence ATGTTTTTGAAATTCATGCTGCGACGCTTAGTATACGTCATCCCCATGCTGTTCATTACAACCCTCGTCGTCTTTTCTTTAATACTACTCATCCCGGGTGATCCTGTCCTGGCCATTCTCGGTGAAAATGCTACCTATGAAAAAGTTGCCGAATTACGTCACCAATTAGGCCTTGATCAATCTGTGCTTATGCAATATATCCATTGGTTAAATAATGCTCTTCACGGCGATTTAGGGAGATCGATCTTTACCGGGCAGCTTGTCGGGCAAGCCATAGGGCAGCACCTTTCGGTCACGATCCAGCTGGTGGTGGTGGGGATGACTTTTTCGATTGTCGGTGGAATGTTTTTTGCCATTACCTCCATTTACTATCCTAAGAGCTGGATGGATTATGTTGCCCGCTTTTTAGGAACTTTAGGCACAGCCATCCCGAATTTCTTGTGTGCCATGATCCTGATTATCATTTTTAGTTTAAAGCTGAATTGGCTTCCAGCGACCGGATTTATAAGCATTACCGATGGAGCCGGATCTTTTGCGAAATTTATTTTGTTGCCGGGCTTTTCCTTGAGTTTAGCCGGAATAGCCGTCATTACACGCCAGTTGCGCTCCTCATTAATGGAAACCATGGATGCGGAGTATATACGTACAGCCTATGCCAAGGGTGCAGGTCGCTACCGAGCTATTTTTAAGCATGGCCTCCAAAACGCTATGCTGCCTGTTGTCACGACTATTGGTCTCTTAATGGGAACCATGTTAGGGGCCACGGTCGTTGTGGAAAATATTTTTGCCATTCCGGGTATGGGACAACTGGTGATTAACGCCATTGGCCAGCGTGATTTCACTGTGGTGCAGGGTGTGGTACTGGTGATGATTCTGATGGTCGTTGTGATTAACTTCATTACAGACATTGTGTATGCCTTATTGGATCCACGAATCGAGTATTAG
- a CDS encoding carboxylesterase/lipase family protein — translation MSTTLVKTRFGMVEGRREGRVSIWRGIPYAAPPLNSRRFRPPQEPESWAGVREAKEFGPASLQGESPSMIFLSDSPVHKNEDCLYLNIWSPGADDKRRPVMVWIHGGSFMYGSGSSHLYDGKSFAEQGDVVIVTLNYRLGVFGFLHLSDIGDEEYRGSGNCGLLDQVAALKWVKENIEGFGGDPNNITIFGESAGAVSVGNLLSMPMAKGLFQKAILQSGTARCKVALATATKMTEQLLSELQADKQNLTALQTIPAEKILKAIEIFPRRALGPVGDGIIISEQPEKVLYEGFAKDIPVLVGTNADENALFSYFDPAWKQMDEHKIKLFFEQTFGSSWTNISQYFAQEEALTKASYEDAMTHYVFTYPAIYFSEGQARHGAPVWMYRFDYGSRALGGELKAFHGLEIPFVWNTLLNPATEKITGKDADRYRLAELMHRAWIAFAHQGDPNNTTLPNWPLYDEENRATMLFNTNNEVINDPNGQKRLSWKEIFA, via the coding sequence ATGTCGACTACCTTGGTAAAAACCCGCTTCGGTATGGTGGAAGGTAGAAGAGAAGGAAGGGTTAGCATTTGGCGGGGCATACCTTATGCAGCACCTCCCCTTAACTCTCGCCGCTTTCGTCCACCACAAGAACCAGAATCATGGGCAGGGGTGAGAGAAGCCAAAGAGTTTGGGCCGGCTTCACTTCAAGGGGAAAGCCCTTCCATGATATTTTTGAGTGACTCGCCAGTACATAAAAATGAAGATTGCTTATATCTCAACATTTGGTCCCCAGGTGCCGATGATAAACGACGACCGGTGATGGTTTGGATTCATGGGGGTTCCTTCATGTATGGCTCGGGTTCAAGCCATTTATATGACGGGAAATCCTTTGCGGAACAAGGAGATGTGGTTATTGTAACGCTCAACTATCGCTTGGGTGTTTTTGGTTTTCTTCATTTAAGTGATATTGGAGATGAGGAATATCGAGGTTCAGGCAATTGCGGACTCCTGGATCAAGTAGCAGCCTTAAAATGGGTTAAGGAAAATATTGAGGGATTTGGTGGAGATCCGAATAATATCACGATTTTTGGTGAATCAGCAGGAGCTGTCAGTGTGGGCAATTTATTATCTATGCCCATGGCCAAAGGTCTTTTTCAGAAAGCAATTCTGCAAAGCGGAACGGCCCGCTGTAAAGTAGCCCTTGCGACAGCAACGAAAATGACAGAACAACTCCTTAGCGAGCTCCAGGCTGATAAGCAAAATTTAACGGCATTACAAACCATTCCGGCCGAGAAAATCTTAAAGGCCATCGAGATTTTCCCCCGTCGGGCTTTGGGTCCGGTTGGGGATGGAATTATCATTTCGGAACAACCGGAAAAAGTTCTATATGAAGGTTTTGCCAAAGATATTCCGGTACTAGTTGGCACGAACGCCGATGAAAATGCACTTTTCTCTTATTTCGATCCGGCCTGGAAACAGATGGATGAACATAAGATAAAGCTGTTTTTTGAGCAAACATTTGGCTCAAGCTGGACGAATATTTCCCAATATTTTGCCCAGGAAGAAGCCTTAACCAAAGCCAGCTATGAAGATGCCATGACTCATTATGTCTTTACCTATCCGGCCATTTACTTTAGCGAAGGTCAAGCAAGGCACGGCGCCCCGGTGTGGATGTACCGGTTTGACTATGGAAGTAGGGCCTTAGGAGGGGAATTAAAGGCTTTTCATGGCCTGGAAATTCCTTTTGTATGGAATACCCTACTCAATCCGGCTACGGAAAAGATAACAGGGAAGGATGCCGATCGTTACCGCTTAGCCGAACTGATGCATCGAGCCTGGATCGCTTTTGCTCATCAGGGTGATCCGAACAACACGACATTACCTAATTGGCCGCTATACGATGAGGAGAACAGGGCCACAATGCTTTTCAACACTAACAATGAAGTTATAAATGATCCTAATGGTCAGAAACGTTTGAGTTGGAAAGAAATCTTTGCTTAG
- a CDS encoding ABC transporter substrate-binding protein, with translation MSKPKKSVAILTFLVVLMMVLSGCGSQSSSADKQNTPDTNQASQSPGTPQQGGSLTVAYVADVTNFDPIKGTTGNDHALLWPIYDTLVKFTTDMKPEPGLAESWEFTDSKTIVLHLREGVKFSDGTPFNAEAVKFNLDRVNSKDSQISDLKNIQSVEVVDDKTVKLLLSQPDSSIILALSDRGGMMVSPTAINTLGADYSQHPVGAGPFIVSNHIPNGEIGYEANKDYWQKGLPYLDKLIVKVIPDANSQINALKTSQVDFLANVQPQMVATLKADPNIVLKPTNTLALNMLYLRTDASPFNNKAARLAVLYGINRQQLIEAINFGQGTVAVQPFPKDYWAHDDSIDVPYDPEKSKQLLKDAGLSNVSFTLTTYPIEWWTRLANGIKGQLEEVGITVNIETLEPNAAVKSFLGDKETNALTGNWSGRPDPQMTINSLYGKDSYYNPGRATTEELEALIKEAAATTDQNQRAELYKKIVNTSVVENAFSIPTFSQPMTAAMNKKVQGFEPNMLGKAIFSSLWVEQK, from the coding sequence ATGTCAAAACCAAAAAAAAGTGTAGCTATCCTAACGTTTTTAGTTGTTTTGATGATGGTCCTATCGGGATGTGGTTCACAATCTAGTTCAGCAGACAAACAAAATACTCCAGATACGAATCAAGCCAGCCAGTCACCGGGGACCCCCCAACAGGGTGGATCCTTGACGGTGGCTTATGTGGCCGATGTAACTAATTTTGATCCAATAAAAGGTACGACAGGTAATGATCATGCCTTGCTATGGCCCATTTATGATACCTTGGTTAAATTTACAACGGATATGAAACCAGAACCAGGTTTAGCCGAATCCTGGGAATTTACGGATAGCAAGACCATCGTGCTCCATCTTCGCGAGGGTGTAAAGTTCTCCGATGGTACCCCCTTCAATGCTGAAGCCGTGAAATTCAACCTCGATCGTGTTAATTCCAAGGATTCGCAGATTAGTGATCTAAAAAATATTCAAAGTGTAGAAGTTGTTGACGACAAAACGGTGAAGCTTCTTTTGTCCCAGCCTGATTCTTCAATCATCTTAGCCTTATCTGATCGCGGGGGCATGATGGTTTCGCCTACGGCAATCAACACCCTTGGCGCAGATTATTCGCAACATCCTGTAGGTGCCGGTCCCTTCATAGTGAGCAATCATATCCCTAATGGAGAGATTGGCTATGAAGCCAATAAAGATTATTGGCAAAAGGGCTTGCCCTATCTTGATAAACTGATTGTCAAAGTGATTCCTGATGCCAATTCCCAAATCAATGCCCTCAAAACCAGCCAAGTTGATTTTCTTGCTAATGTTCAACCGCAGATGGTTGCTACATTAAAGGCTGATCCTAATATTGTCTTAAAGCCTACGAACACCTTAGCTTTAAATATGCTTTATCTGAGAACGGATGCATCGCCCTTCAATAATAAGGCTGCAAGGTTAGCAGTATTATATGGAATTAATCGTCAGCAATTGATTGAGGCCATTAACTTTGGTCAAGGGACAGTGGCTGTTCAACCCTTCCCTAAAGATTACTGGGCACATGACGATAGTATCGACGTACCCTATGACCCCGAAAAATCCAAGCAGTTGCTGAAGGATGCCGGTCTGAGTAATGTTTCTTTCACCTTAACAACCTATCCTATTGAGTGGTGGACAAGGCTGGCTAATGGAATTAAAGGACAGCTTGAAGAGGTAGGAATCACCGTAAATATTGAAACTTTAGAACCCAATGCAGCGGTTAAGAGCTTTCTTGGTGATAAAGAGACCAATGCCCTGACAGGCAATTGGTCTGGACGGCCTGATCCCCAGATGACCATTAACAGTCTTTATGGAAAAGACAGTTATTATAATCCGGGAAGAGCTACTACTGAAGAACTTGAGGCACTGATCAAAGAGGCTGCTGCTACCACGGATCAGAATCAACGTGCCGAACTGTATAAGAAAATAGTGAATACGTCAGTAGTCGAAAATGCCTTCTCCATTCCCACCTTCTCCCAACCGATGACGGCAGCTATGAACAAGAAGGTCCAAGGTTTTGAGCCAAACATGTTAGGAAAGGCGATCTTTTCATCTCTTTGGGTAGAACAAAAATAA